Proteins encoded within one genomic window of Bemisia tabaci chromosome 2, PGI_BMITA_v3:
- the LOC109034431 gene encoding probable cytochrome P450 CYP44: MMLKLRWKSHFLCLRSIYRLDPCKKKFFTEISAKDNTHTRPLSEIPGPFCLPVLGNLHLYKLGIYNVLKYHEVLDQLYHKYGPIVKQKIGSKTIIHLFSPDDAKTVYYNEDKTPFVVPLQETIQIYRERGEYSPGLGNTNGETWYRLRNAVRHLMLQPRDVQGYLPGVQSIANDLIETLHSKRDSKNQIITLQDELGKYSQEASGFVCFDRRLGYFSKDKQKHVKDILDANHTVFYNSALLKFSLPFYKYLNTPKWNQLVAAENIIMSNAIRLVNETIENLSALESRGELSNDQFPFMKSLLAKKELSREDVTVITLSLYSDGLSTTVPSLLFNIYCLAMNQDVQETAYKEICEVTKGSKTLTVSMVNQLSYLRAVIKETFRVLPNGVEIARILKKDLLLSNFLVPAETAININMNVHYKSDEFFKDPHIFRPDRWMRGNEGSSINPFILIPFGHGTRSCTGKRFAEQDMAVVLCKILQNFKLEYPAKEKPLEVVYKTLLFPKDPVRVQFVPR; the protein is encoded by the exons ATGATGCTTAAGTTACGGTGGAAGAGTCATTTTCTATGTTTGAGGAGTATCTACCGACTGGATCCCTGTAAAAAGAAATTCTTCACAGAGATTAGTGCCAAAGACAACACTCATACAAGGCCCTTGAGTGAAATACCTGGACCTTTTTGTTTACCTGTTTTAGGAAACTTGCACCTTTACAAATTAG GTATTTACAATGTTTTGAAGTATCATGAAGTCTTGGATCAGTTGTATCATAAGTATGGACCCattgtaaaacaaaaaattgggtCAAAAACAATTATTCATCTTTTTAGCCCAGACGATGCAAAAACTGTGTATTATAATGAAGACAAAACGCCTTTTGTAGTACCTTTACAAGAGACCAttcaaatttaccgggaaagaGGTGAATACTCACCTGGATTAGGTAACAC AAATGGTGAAACATGGTACCGTTTGCGAAATGCTGTTCGGCATTTAATGCTTCAACCGAGAGATGTTCAAGGATACTTACCTGGAGTTCAGTCAATCGCGAATGATCTCATTGAAACTCTTCATTCCAAAAGAGACTCTAAAAACCAGATTATCACTCTTCAAGATGAACTTGGGAAATATAGTCAAGAAG CCTCTGGTTTCGTTTGTTTTGATCGCCGGCTCGGTTACTTCTCCAAAGACAAACAGAAGCACGTTAAAGACATTTTGGATGCAAATCACACTGTTTTCTACAACTCAGCgctattaaaattttctttaccaTTTTATAAGTACCTGAACACACCAAAATGGAATCAACTTGTTGCAGCCGAAAATATCATCATGAG CAATGCTATTCGTCTTGTGAACGAAACGATAGAAAATTTGAGCGCCCTAGAAAGTCGTGGCGAGCTGTCCAATGATCAGTTTCCGTTTATGAAGTCTCTTTTGGCAAAGAAGGAACTTAGTAGAGAGGATGTCACTGTTATCACTCTCTCCCTTTATTCTGATGGACTCAGCACT actgTGCCATCACTGCTGTTTAATATCTATTGTTTGGCCATGAACCAAGATGTTCAAGAGACTGCATACAAAGAAATTTGTGAAGTAACCAAAGGGAGCAAAACCTTGACGGTATCAATGGTCAATCAGTTATCGTACCTTAGAGCTGTAATCAAAGAAACTTTTAGAGTTCTTCCAAATGGTGTGGAAATCGCTAGAATTCTAAAGAAAGATCTTTTGCTCTCCAACTTTTTAGTTCCTGCTGAG ACAGCCATTAACATCAACATGAATGTCCACTATAAGTCTGACGAGTTTTTTAAGGACCCTCATATATTCCGTCCAGACCGATGGATGCGAGGCAATGAGGGGAGTTCTATTAATCCATTCATTCTCATACCGTTTGGTCATGGAACTCGAAGTTGCACAG gCAAAAGATTTGCAGAGCAAGACATGGCTGTAGTGCTATGCAAGATACTCCAGAACTTCAAGCTAGAATACCCTGCTAAAGAAAAGCCTTTAGAAGTAGTGTACAAAACTCTGCTCTTCCCAAAAGATCCTGTACGGGTACAGTTTGTTCCTCGGTGA